Part of the Nicotiana sylvestris chromosome 5, ASM39365v2, whole genome shotgun sequence genome is shown below.
aaggtcaattctcctgcttccacatcaaccaaggccttccccgtagctaggaagggcctcccaagaataataggcacctcgaaatccacttcgCAATCCACAATTACcaaatcggccggcaatatgaacttatcaacacgaacaaggacattatcaataattcccaaaggccgcttcattgaccagtccgccatttgaagcctcatagaagttggacgaggttgttcgattcccaaggtcttgaagaccgaatatggcattaaatttatacttgcccccaagtcacagaGGGCTTTTGCatagtcggcacttccaatggtacatgggatagtgaatgtgccggatcctcaagttttggagccatagaatgcacaattaaCTATCATGGCCGAAATGcattctggagtttgcgggccgcacatgaacgggtatgtcttggcaaataAGATACTtcgagtaggttattattggctcaccacgGAATGGGACTGTATCAgttttgttcgcaagtgtcatcaatgccaggtacatggtgatttgattcattctcccccatctgagttacacacaatgtctgcacattggccctttgttgcttggggcatggatgtcattggaccaattgagccgccagcgtcaaacgggcataggtttattttggtggccattgattactttaccaagtgggtcgaagctgtaactttcaagtccgtgaccaagaaggcggtggtggattttgttcattcaaatatcgtttgtcggttcggaattcccaaGGTGATCATCATAGACAATGCTgataatctcaacagtcatttgatgaaagaggtatgccaacaattcaatatcatgcatcggaactccactccgtatcgccccaaggcaaatggagttgttgaggctgctaacaagaacatatagaagatacttcgtaagatggttcaaggttctagacagtggcatgaaaggttgccttttgccttactgggttatcgcactactgttcgcactttagTAGTTGCAACTCCTTATCtgctggtatatggaactgagccAGTTATAcatgcagaagttgagattccatccATTCGGATCATTGcagaagctgaaattgatgatgatgagtgggtcaaaacccggctagagcagttgagtttgattgatgagaaaaggttagctgcagtatgtcatggtcaattgtatcaaaagagaatggcaagagcatacaacaaaaatgtGCGTCCTCGGAAATTCGAAGTGGGCCAGatggtattgaaacgcatccttcctcatcaggctgaagctaaaggcaagttcgccccaaactggcaagggCCGTTCATCGTGacaagagtgttgcccaatggcgctttgtatttaacagacatagaaggcaaatgtgtagatatggctatcaattctgatgcagttaagaggtactatgtatgatttctttgcttaccttcagttgtattttgtacttggcatgttcaaaGTTGAAATGACGAGGGCATTTTGTTCCTCTACCCAAACACTttcatcctttgttaccccttttgagctttatttattttctttcatacccctcttttgaaatcagtaacAGAATTAGAGAacgaaaaaaatgaatgaatgaatgaaaaataagaagaatgaaaaagaaagaaaaagaaaaaaagaaaaaaaagaaagaaaaagaaagaaagaaagaaaaaaagagaaaagaaaaaaagaaaaagaaagaaagaagaaaaaaataaagaaaaaaagaaaagcaacaaaaacaaacaacgtccttttgaactacattcgacatgattccttttaaggatacgtaggcagccttatggttaccaatgacattcttagtctaactcctaactggctagtctcactctattgtgctgtagaaatattcacaaatttccctaacctacaaccttaatgctcgacctccataattccctgtcaagggccatgtcctcagtaatcctaagtcgcgtcatgtcctgtctgatc
Proteins encoded:
- the LOC138869658 gene encoding uncharacterized protein, producing the protein MVIGQIVIRQWHERLPFALLGYRTTVRTLVVATPYLLVYGTEPVIHAEVEIPSIRIIAEAEIDDDEWVKTRLEQLSLIDEKRLAAVCHGQLYQKRMARAYNKNVRPRKFEVGQMVLKRILPHQAEAKGKFAPNWQGPFIVTRVLPNGALYLTDIEGKCVDMAINSDAVKRYYV